A section of the Bacteroidota bacterium genome encodes:
- a CDS encoding EpsG family protein yields MNKSSLHYDTETVFSKCYPDFDQQVFFNATLFNYICVVITCIGIYRIVRQVANNELYAFIFGSIYLFGFGTLFFSLKPLTEACGILLLAYAFYHYVKQSNYIYIFLLLSIFQREYTFFAFGIISLIDYYFLRKRYYLFVFVSSVFFFFIYFVLRKTFFFTPHYEFQTSLKTFLNSIIYPDMDWISFLKQSLLISNILIIYFLALVYKKYKRMQINWRHLLITIVLLIHVLLMCIMAKFGNNAGRYFYYTAPIIIFYLSIEMKPLLRNYLRFDE; encoded by the coding sequence ATGAATAAAAGCAGTTTACATTATGATACAGAAACTGTTTTCTCAAAATGCTATCCAGATTTTGATCAGCAGGTTTTTTTTAATGCAACTTTATTTAACTATATCTGTGTTGTTATTACATGCATTGGTATTTACCGCATAGTTCGTCAAGTTGCTAATAATGAATTATACGCTTTCATATTTGGCAGCATTTATTTATTTGGTTTTGGGACACTTTTTTTCTCTTTAAAACCTTTAACTGAAGCTTGCGGAATTTTATTGCTTGCTTATGCTTTTTATCATTATGTTAAGCAAAGCAATTATATCTACATATTTCTTTTGCTGTCTATTTTTCAGCGCGAATACACGTTTTTCGCGTTTGGAATAATATCACTTATAGATTATTATTTTTTAAGAAAAAGATACTACTTGTTTGTTTTTGTTTCCTCAGTTTTCTTTTTTTTCATTTATTTTGTACTGCGAAAAACATTCTTCTTTACGCCTCATTACGAATTTCAAACATCCCTTAAAACCTTTTTGAATTCTATTATTTATCCTGATATGGATTGGATTTCATTTTTAAAACAATCGCTTCTTATTTCAAATATTCTCATCATATATTTTCTCGCACTTGTGTATAAAAAATATAAACGTATGCAAATCAATTGGAGGCATTTATTAATAACTATAGTACTGCTCATTCATGTTTTACTTATGTGTATTATGGCTAAGTTCGGTAATAATGCAGGAAGATATTTTTATTATACCGCTCCCATTATTATTTTTTATCTTTCAATTGAAATGAAACCATTACTCAGAAATTATTTACGATTTGATGAATAA
- a CDS encoding glycosyltransferase, translated as MQKTCLIIPCYNEAKRLSVEAIQKFINENDHVSFFFVNDGSKDATLPILESMQKKNVEKIFILSLKINKGKAEAIRQAVLDAMNWSRFEVIGFWDADISTPLAELNKMLRIMRDEPTNEIIIASRVKRLGAIIERKRIRHIFGRIFSTFSSLILKLPVYDSQCGAKIFNTTILSIAFSDPFISKWLFDVEILARIRNKYGTENAKQIVYEMPVSHWADVSGSKIRFTHYLKVPFELLKINNHYNK; from the coding sequence ATGCAGAAAACATGTTTGATCATACCTTGTTATAATGAAGCTAAACGACTTTCTGTTGAAGCTATACAGAAGTTCATTAATGAAAATGATCACGTAAGTTTTTTCTTTGTCAATGATGGAAGTAAAGATGCAACGCTGCCGATTCTTGAAAGCATGCAAAAAAAAAATGTAGAAAAGATATTTATTCTGTCTTTGAAGATAAATAAAGGAAAAGCTGAAGCAATCCGTCAAGCTGTATTGGATGCGATGAATTGGAGCAGATTTGAAGTAATTGGATTTTGGGATGCAGACATTTCAACCCCGCTGGCTGAATTAAATAAGATGCTTCGAATTATGAGAGATGAACCAACAAATGAAATAATTATTGCTTCACGTGTAAAGCGGTTAGGTGCAATTATTGAAAGAAAACGTATCCGCCATATTTTTGGAAGAATATTTTCTACTTTTTCGAGTTTGATTCTAAAGCTTCCTGTTTACGATTCACAATGCGGAGCAAAAATTTTTAATACTACAATACTTAGCATCGCTTTTTCAGATCCATTTATTTCAAAATGGCTTTTTGACGTTGAAATTCTTGCCAGAATCAGAAATAAATATGGAACAGAAAATGCAAAGCAAATAGTTTATGAAATGCCTGTTTCACATTGGGCTGATGTGTCTGGTTCTAAAATTCGATTTACTCATTATCTTAAAGTTCCTTTTGAGCTTTTGAAAATTAATAATCATTATAACAAATAA
- a CDS encoding methyltransferase type 11, with amino-acid sequence MDLVEASARGYDQAIRHPWELARLHVIKKIISKYLLISNDSIILDIGCGDSFVSENLAKEYETSMIYAMDIAFTDEIINNFNQRFNYKNLRLYSSQDELKNNINKPVTVVLLTDVIEHIKDDVEFLNRLLKQNFIDDKTVFLITVPAYQSLFCSHDNFLGHYRRYTNKVLMQNTDAAGLTTIENGYFFFTLLPFRLFQVIKENIFNLKKKESSTDLATWKGGLFQAEFLKFILICDAEFSFFLKKLGIKLCGLSNYSLCRKHV; translated from the coding sequence ATGGATTTAGTTGAAGCAAGTGCTAGAGGGTATGATCAGGCAATTCGCCACCCATGGGAACTTGCACGACTTCATGTTATAAAAAAAATTATTAGCAAATATCTTCTTATTTCCAATGACTCAATTATTCTCGACATTGGGTGTGGTGATTCTTTTGTTTCAGAAAATCTAGCTAAAGAATATGAGACTTCAATGATATATGCTATGGATATTGCTTTTACAGACGAAATAATAAATAATTTCAACCAGCGATTTAACTATAAGAATCTTCGTTTATACAGTTCTCAAGATGAATTGAAAAATAATATAAATAAACCAGTTACTGTTGTCTTGCTTACAGATGTGATAGAACATATTAAGGATGATGTAGAATTTCTTAATAGGCTCCTTAAGCAAAATTTCATAGACGATAAAACGGTTTTTTTAATAACTGTTCCCGCCTATCAATCTCTTTTTTGTTCACACGATAATTTTCTTGGTCATTACAGGCGCTACACAAATAAAGTGCTAATGCAAAATACAGATGCTGCTGGGTTAACTACTATTGAAAATGGATATTTCTTTTTCACATTACTTCCTTTTCGTCTTTTTCAGGTTATTAAAGAGAATATTTTTAATCTGAAAAAAAAGGAATCATCAACAGACCTTGCAACTTGGAAAGGTGGTTTATTTCAGGCTGAGTTTTTAAAATTTATATTAATTTGTGATGCTGAATTTTCTTTTTTTCTTAAAAAGTTAGGAATCAAACTTTGTGGACTTTCTAATTACTCGCTATGCAGAAAACATGTTTGA
- a CDS encoding glycosyltransferase family 4 protein — protein MFSEEEKKHINSHVIDFPDFRNLPGHYMRESYEYSNKIFKAFQNNSNIDFVYAKGFTGWKLIEEKKKGFQCAPIGVNFHGYEMFQNAPSFKSKLEQILFLKKPVLYNIRNADYVLSYGGKITEIVSSLVVKKNTIIEIPAAIESDWLIGSIHPAGKKRKFLFIGRYERRKGIEELNQVLKEMIIEYDFEFHFIGQIPENKKIISEKIFYHGIISDSEKIKSITAICDILVCPSFSEGMPNVILEAMACGLAVIATDTGAINLLVSSQTGWLIEPGKMFIKRSMIEAILSSDGLINQKREASVQLISKDFIWDKIIFRTINEIERAAVK, from the coding sequence TTGTTTTCTGAAGAAGAAAAAAAACATATTAATTCACATGTAATCGATTTTCCTGATTTTAGAAATTTGCCCGGACATTATATGCGCGAGTCTTATGAATATTCAAATAAAATTTTTAAGGCATTCCAAAATAATTCCAATATAGATTTTGTTTATGCAAAAGGTTTCACCGGATGGAAACTTATTGAAGAAAAGAAGAAAGGATTTCAATGCGCTCCTATTGGAGTTAATTTTCATGGCTATGAAATGTTTCAAAATGCTCCATCTTTCAAATCTAAACTAGAGCAGATTTTATTTCTTAAAAAACCAGTTTTGTATAACATTCGTAATGCCGACTACGTGCTTTCTTATGGAGGAAAAATAACAGAGATAGTTTCATCATTGGTTGTCAAGAAAAATACAATTATTGAAATTCCTGCTGCCATAGAAAGTGACTGGCTTATTGGTTCTATCCACCCAGCAGGTAAAAAAAGAAAATTTTTATTTATTGGAAGATATGAAAGAAGAAAAGGTATAGAAGAGCTAAATCAAGTCTTGAAAGAAATGATTATTGAATATGATTTTGAATTTCATTTTATCGGGCAAATTCCTGAAAATAAAAAAATAATTTCAGAAAAAATATTTTATCACGGCATCATTTCAGATTCTGAAAAAATAAAATCTATTACTGCAATATGTGATATTCTGGTTTGTCCAAGTTTTTCTGAGGGAATGCCCAATGTTATTTTAGAAGCAATGGCATGCGGACTTGCTGTAATTGCGACTGATACTGGCGCCATAAATCTTTTAGTATCTTCACAAACAGGCTGGCTGATTGAACCAGGTAAAATGTTTATTAAGCGATCAATGATAGAGGCAATTCTTTCTTCTGACGGATTAATTAACCAGAAAAGGGAAGCAAGCGTTCAATTAATCAGCAAGGATTTTATTTGGGACAAGATAATATTCAGAACAATTAATGAAATAGAAAGGGCTGCAGTAAAATAA
- a CDS encoding glycosyltransferase family 4 protein, with amino-acid sequence MKILYFSPNPLLSTSGNTGYGTHIREMICAFKQQGNIVEELIIGNNDYPFERINQTNKNFLKKFVHKYIWRSAKDYALIKRDKDSERLIEKTIRQFNPDVVYERASFLCSSGLNICKRFNIKYVVEVNAPFSQEMKWFEGANSFFGSVSDRILRSQLNYSNKVITVSSALKNYLKEYCNDDSKITVTPNSVNESTIQIDSLCQDQLKKKYEITQNTIVIGFVGSIFPYHGVDLLIKAFSEVKKIFYNHDIKLLIVGDGYMLEELKQLTKTNKTEDDVIFTGSVKHENIFTYIDLMDVTVMAKSNWYGSPVKIFEYGALGKAIIAPDVSPVRDVMEDGVDGLLVQPSVEKISEALNKFLGDPDLRKKLGNNFKSKVLSNYTWYQTAETILTTFNI; translated from the coding sequence TTGAAGATATTATATTTTTCTCCCAACCCTTTATTAAGCACATCCGGCAATACCGGATATGGAACTCATATTCGGGAAATGATATGTGCATTCAAGCAGCAGGGGAATATTGTGGAGGAATTAATTATAGGAAATAACGATTATCCATTTGAGAGGATAAATCAAACTAACAAAAACTTTCTAAAGAAATTTGTGCATAAATATATATGGAGGTCAGCAAAAGACTATGCTTTGATTAAAAGAGACAAAGATTCAGAGCGATTAATAGAAAAAACAATAAGACAATTCAATCCAGACGTTGTTTATGAGCGTGCATCTTTTTTATGCTCTTCAGGGCTGAATATTTGCAAAAGATTTAATATTAAATATGTTGTTGAAGTAAATGCTCCTTTTTCCCAAGAGATGAAATGGTTTGAAGGAGCCAATTCTTTTTTCGGTTCTGTCTCTGATCGAATCCTCAGAAGTCAACTCAATTATTCTAATAAAGTAATTACTGTTTCATCCGCTCTTAAAAACTATTTAAAAGAATATTGCAATGACGATTCGAAAATTACTGTAACACCTAATAGTGTAAATGAAAGTACAATTCAAATAGATAGTTTATGCCAAGATCAGTTGAAAAAAAAATATGAAATAACCCAAAATACAATTGTAATAGGATTTGTTGGTTCGATTTTTCCATACCATGGAGTAGATTTATTAATAAAAGCTTTTTCAGAAGTTAAAAAAATATTTTATAATCACGATATCAAACTTTTGATAGTTGGAGATGGATATATGTTAGAAGAGTTAAAGCAACTTACAAAAACTAATAAGACAGAAGATGATGTGATATTTACAGGTTCTGTAAAACATGAAAACATTTTCACATATATTGATTTGATGGATGTTACAGTGATGGCAAAGTCAAACTGGTATGGTTCACCGGTAAAAATATTTGAATACGGTGCACTTGGAAAAGCCATTATTGCTCCAGATGTTTCTCCTGTTAGAGATGTTATGGAAGATGGTGTAGATGGTTTATTGGTTCAACCTTCAGTTGAAAAAATTTCAGAAGCATTGAATAAATTTCTTGGTGATCCTGATTTGAGAAAAAAGTTAGGAAACAATTTTAAGAGTAAGGTTTTAAGTAATTACACATGGTATCAAACGGCTGAAACAATTCTCACTACTTTCAATATATGA
- a CDS encoding glycosyltransferase family 2 protein produces MHSQIKVSVVIPCYNVERYLEECINSVLNQKYNQIEIICVDNNSTDNTNKILQQIQKSVPLLIITNETRQGACFARNTGMEMATGEYLQFLDADDLLFPEKISTQVLILNTLSDKLPAVIVGESYREDVLKKRKVILSEKNDIWLGLLSTRLGNTCSNLWKKKDLQNVGGWNNYYSSSQEYELLFRLMKNNAKIAFDNNNNTLVRDRESGSISSSNLSGTWKQYCSLRAEIINYIIQNNINLSMHKKYFQVLFDSIRTLAKYDLQSAYYLFQKHIPSDFIPKKSSVTSNSYLFLYDIFGFQNSERIKAMFS; encoded by the coding sequence ATGCACTCTCAGATCAAAGTAAGTGTTGTCATTCCATGTTATAATGTAGAACGTTATTTAGAAGAGTGTATAAACTCTGTGCTTAATCAGAAATATAATCAAATAGAAATAATTTGTGTAGATAATAATTCCACCGATAATACAAATAAAATATTACAACAAATTCAGAAATCTGTCCCATTACTTATTATTACAAATGAAACCCGGCAAGGAGCATGTTTTGCCAGAAATACTGGAATGGAAATGGCAACTGGTGAATACCTTCAATTTTTAGATGCTGATGATTTATTGTTTCCTGAAAAGATCAGTACACAGGTTTTAATTCTAAACACTTTGTCAGATAAATTACCTGCAGTTATTGTTGGAGAAAGTTATAGGGAAGATGTTTTAAAAAAAAGAAAAGTAATTCTATCAGAAAAAAATGATATATGGCTTGGATTACTTTCAACACGATTAGGAAATACCTGCTCTAATTTGTGGAAAAAAAAAGATTTACAAAATGTTGGAGGATGGAATAATTATTATTCAAGCAGTCAGGAGTATGAATTGCTGTTTCGATTAATGAAAAATAATGCCAAGATAGCTTTTGATAATAATAATAATACTCTTGTTCGCGATAGAGAATCAGGAAGCATATCATCTTCAAATCTTTCAGGAACATGGAAACAATATTGCAGTTTGAGAGCAGAGATTATTAATTATATTATTCAAAATAATATAAATCTTTCTATGCATAAAAAATATTTTCAGGTATTATTTGATTCGATACGGACTTTAGCGAAGTATGATTTGCAGAGCGCATATTATCTCTTTCAAAAACATATTCCTTCAGATTTCATTCCCAAAAAATCTTCTGTTACATCCAATTCATATTTATTTTTGTATGATATTTTTGGATTTCAAAATTCAGAGCGAATAAAAGCAATGTTCTCTTGA